The region CGCAAAGCCCTTCTGGATGCCGACGTTAACTATAAAACCGCCAAAGCCTTTACCGACGAGGTTAGGCAAAAAGCACTGGGACAGAATGTATTAACAGCTGTTTCGCCGGGCCAGTTGCTTACCAAGCTCATGAACGATGAGCTGGCCGAGCTGATGGGCGGTACTACAGCCGAGCTTACCTTCCCGGCTACACCAACCATCATCCTCATAGCGGGCTTGAACGGTGCTGGTAAAACAACTTTTACCGGCAAGCTGGCTAATTACTTAAAAACACAAAAAAATAAAAAACCTTTACTGGTTGCTGATGATATTTACCGCCCCGCGGCTATTGACCAGCTGGAAGTATTGGGTCAGCAAATAGGCATCCCGGTTTATGCCAACCGCGAGTCAAAAGATCCGGTAGCTATTGCCCGTGAGGGTATTGCCCTGGCAAAACAGAACGGCCACAATGTGGTGATCATCGATACCGCCGGTCGTTTGGCTATTGATGAGGCCATGATGGTGGAGATTGAGCAGGTAAAAGCAGCGGTAAATCCGCATGAGATCCTGTTTGTGGTGGATTCGATGACCGGTCAGGATGCGGTGAACACGGCTAAAGTATTCAACGACCGTTTGGACTTTACCGGTGTGGTTTTAACCAAACTGGATGGTGATACCCGTGGTGGTGCTGCGCTGTCGATCAAATCGGTAGTAAGCAAGCCGATCAAATTTATCGGTACCGGCGAAAAAATGGAAGCGCTGGATGTTTTCCACCCCGATCGTATGGCTTCCCGTATCCTGGGCATGGGCGACGTGGTATCCCTGGTTGAGCGTGCGCAACAGCAGTTTGATGAGAAAGAAGCTGCCGAGCTGCAAAAGAAGATCCGCAAGAACAAGTTTGATTTTAACGATTTTTACAGCCAGATACAGCAGATCAAAAAAATGGGTAACATGAAAGATCTGATGGGCATGATACCTGGTGTAGGTAAAATGATGAAGGATGTAGAGGTTGACGATAATGCCTTTAAAGCTATCGAAGCTATCATCCAGTCGATGACGCCATTCGAGAAATCAAACCCCGAAACCATAAACCAAAGCCGTCGTACCCGTATAGCCAAAGGCTCCGGTACCGACCTGGCCGAGGTAAACCGCCTCATGAAGCAGTTTGACGACATGAAAAAGGTGATGAAACAAATGAGCAACCCGGCAGCCATGGCCAGCATGATGCGCCGCATGCCTAAGATGTAATTTATAATCCCCCGTTCATGGGGGATTATAAAACCTGAAATTGTCCAATCCTTACAGGAATATAGCCAATGTTTAAGGTTGTTTTATTATGGAGCTTTGCTCCATCAAATAGAAACAGCCATGAATATTACAACAATATATAAAAAAGAACCGCTACAGGTTGCCATTATTGGCGCAGGTTTGGGCGGACTTTGTCTGGCACAGGGATTGAAGAAAAACGGAATCGCTTTCCAGGTTTTTGAGAAAGACTCTGCGGCTAATAGTCGCACACAGGGATACCGTATCCGCATTGATAAAACAGGGCAGGATGCGCTTGCCGCTTGTTTGTCTGAACGTTTATATACATTATTTTCCGAAACTGTGGTCCCGTCAGTTGGGGTACGTACTTTAAATGCACAATTAGAATTGCTTACCGATAAGTGGGTAGATTCCTGGGAGGATGGAGAAGCCAATGCGCAACCCGATTTGAAAGCCAACCGTTTAACCATGCGCGAAATACTGCTGCTTGGCTTAAACAAACAGGTACACTTCAACAAAAAATTTGTCAGTTATGAAAAACAGCCCGATGACCGGGTTTGCGTACATTTTGAAGATGGAACCTCATTTACTGCTGATGTATTGGTTGCTGCAGATGGGGTGAATTCCCGCCTGGGCGCACAACGGTTCCCCGCTCAGGAGCTGGTGGATACCGGCAGTGTTTGCGTGTACGGAAAAACCTTTTATACCGAGCAAGCCAAAAAGCAAGTCGATCCGGCTTTACAAACGGATACAGCGGTTATCTTTGAAAATGAGCTGGCAATGATAGCCGACGCCATGCAGTTTAAATCGACTTTTGTAAAAGCCGGTGAGCAATATGGACCGGATGCCGAATTGACTTATACCGAAGATTATATGTACTGGGCGCTCATTGGTAACCGGGGTCGCTTTGGCCTGAACAATGAACAGGCCTTAACATTTGCCTCCGGTGAGCTTTTTGATTGTCTTAAACAGGTAACATCGGCATGGGCTCCTACCCTAAAGGCGCTTTTTGAATCAGCAAATCCAGAATCGCTGACTATAGTGCCCGTAAAAACGTCGTTACCCCAAGATGCCTGGAGCAGCGATAATATAACCGCCCTGGGCGATTCGATACATGCGATGAGCCCGGCCGGAGGCCTTGGCGCCAACACCGCCCTTTATGATGCCGCATTACTTACTGCCTGCCTTACCAAAGTTGCTGCCGGAGAAACAGCGTTGCTTGATGCTATAGCGCAGTATGAGGAAAAGATGCGGGAACATAGCTGCAACTCGATCAATGCTTCGCAGCGGGGAGGAAAAAAACTCTATAAACAATCGGCAGATTAAATAGAATTGTTGCTTTTGGAGAGCATCATTTTTAAATATAAACGGGGAGGTAATTGGCCGCTTTTTTATTTTAGTTTTGTGTAATACGAAGCTATCCCCCATTTAAAATATATGCGTAAAACGATATTATCTTCGGCTCTTTTAATTTTAAGTATAGCAGCTCAAGCACAAGTTCCCGGTGCTGTTATTGATGTACAGCACTACAACTTTGCCCTGCAATTAACCGATGCTGATAACAATATCAAAGGGCAGGCTACGGTAGAGGTTAAATTTTTGAGAAATGCGGATGCATTCAACCTCGACCTGGTTAAAAAGAACAGTGAAGGCAAAGGGATGCTGGTATCGGCGGTTACGGAAAATGGAAAAAAGCTCCGGTTTGTGCAAGATAGCGGTGCTGTTAAAATATATACTAGTGCCAAAACAGGAAGTTTGCATAGTTACAAAGTGAGTTATGAGGGTATCCCTGCCGATGGGTTGATCATATCGACCAATAACTTTGGACACCGTACTTTTTTTGGGGATAATTGGCCAAACCGGGCGCATAACTGGCTGCCCTGTGTAGATGTTCCGGCCGATAAAGCTTCGGTTGATTTTGTGGTAACCGCGCCCGATCATTACCAGGTAGTATCCAACGGCTTAAAAATAAAGGAGCAGCAATTGCCCAATCATTTGAAATTAACGCACTGGCATGAAGCTGTTGTTGTACCTACCAAAGTAATGGTGATAGGTGTAGCCGCCTTTGCTATTGACCACCCGGGCGATGCAGGCAATATTCCCGTATATACTTATGTGTTTCCGGAGAGTAAGGAGGCGGGATTTAAGAGTTACGCTGTAGCTAAAGATATACTGCCTTATTTTATCAAAAATGTTGGTCCGTACAGCTATGAAAAACTGGCCAACGTGCAGTCAAAAACCATATTTGGCGGTATGGAAAACGCCAGCGCGATATTTTACTTTGAAGAGTCGGTAACGTCACCCGGTATTGAGGAGCTGATGGCCCATGAGATTGCTCACCAATGGTTTGGTGACGGCGCCAGCGAAAAAAGTTTCTGGCACTTGTGGCTCAGCGAAGGTTTTGCCACCTATATGACCAACCTGTACCTGGAGAACAAATACGGCACCGATACACTGAAAAAGCGAATGCTGGCCGATCGTAAAAAAGTACTGGAGTTTGAAAAAAAGCGCCTTACTCCTGTGGTTGATAGCGCCGTGAAAAACGACTATATGCAGTTGCTTAACGCCAACAGTTATGAAAAAGGGAGCTGGGTATTACATATGCTCCGCCGTAAACTGGGCGACAACTTGTTTTGGAAAGGCGTGCAAAACTACTATGCCAAATACCGCAACAAAAACGCCAATACCGATGATTTGCGTAGGGAAATGGAACAAGCCAGCGGCCAGGATCTGAAACCGTTTTTTAATCAATGGCTCCGCAAAGCCGGGCACCCTGATCTGAACATCGGCTGGCATTATGATGTAGATAAAGGCGTAATTGATTTTGCGATAGAACAGAAGCAGGGTAACCTATACGAGTTCCCGTTAGAGTATACAATTGATGGTCTAAAACAATCTTTTGTTATCAAAGATAAAATAAATCACTTTCAAATTTCGGCTAAAACAGCACCTGTTAATATTATTATGGATCCGAATGTAAATCTACTTGCCTCTTTTAATTTTAAAACATATGTTGAATTAATGTTGAAATATAAAATAGATTAATTCTAATTTATTTGCTGCAATAAAA is a window of Mucilaginibacter inviolabilis DNA encoding:
- the ffh gene encoding signal recognition particle protein: MFENLSDKLDRAFKVLKGQGTITEINVAETMKEIRKALLDADVNYKTAKAFTDEVRQKALGQNVLTAVSPGQLLTKLMNDELAELMGGTTAELTFPATPTIILIAGLNGAGKTTFTGKLANYLKTQKNKKPLLVADDIYRPAAIDQLEVLGQQIGIPVYANRESKDPVAIAREGIALAKQNGHNVVIIDTAGRLAIDEAMMVEIEQVKAAVNPHEILFVVDSMTGQDAVNTAKVFNDRLDFTGVVLTKLDGDTRGGAALSIKSVVSKPIKFIGTGEKMEALDVFHPDRMASRILGMGDVVSLVERAQQQFDEKEAAELQKKIRKNKFDFNDFYSQIQQIKKMGNMKDLMGMIPGVGKMMKDVEVDDNAFKAIEAIIQSMTPFEKSNPETINQSRRTRIAKGSGTDLAEVNRLMKQFDDMKKVMKQMSNPAAMASMMRRMPKM
- a CDS encoding FAD-dependent oxidoreductase, producing MNITTIYKKEPLQVAIIGAGLGGLCLAQGLKKNGIAFQVFEKDSAANSRTQGYRIRIDKTGQDALAACLSERLYTLFSETVVPSVGVRTLNAQLELLTDKWVDSWEDGEANAQPDLKANRLTMREILLLGLNKQVHFNKKFVSYEKQPDDRVCVHFEDGTSFTADVLVAADGVNSRLGAQRFPAQELVDTGSVCVYGKTFYTEQAKKQVDPALQTDTAVIFENELAMIADAMQFKSTFVKAGEQYGPDAELTYTEDYMYWALIGNRGRFGLNNEQALTFASGELFDCLKQVTSAWAPTLKALFESANPESLTIVPVKTSLPQDAWSSDNITALGDSIHAMSPAGGLGANTALYDAALLTACLTKVAAGETALLDAIAQYEEKMREHSCNSINASQRGGKKLYKQSAD
- a CDS encoding M1 family metallopeptidase, with protein sequence MRKTILSSALLILSIAAQAQVPGAVIDVQHYNFALQLTDADNNIKGQATVEVKFLRNADAFNLDLVKKNSEGKGMLVSAVTENGKKLRFVQDSGAVKIYTSAKTGSLHSYKVSYEGIPADGLIISTNNFGHRTFFGDNWPNRAHNWLPCVDVPADKASVDFVVTAPDHYQVVSNGLKIKEQQLPNHLKLTHWHEAVVVPTKVMVIGVAAFAIDHPGDAGNIPVYTYVFPESKEAGFKSYAVAKDILPYFIKNVGPYSYEKLANVQSKTIFGGMENASAIFYFEESVTSPGIEELMAHEIAHQWFGDGASEKSFWHLWLSEGFATYMTNLYLENKYGTDTLKKRMLADRKKVLEFEKKRLTPVVDSAVKNDYMQLLNANSYEKGSWVLHMLRRKLGDNLFWKGVQNYYAKYRNKNANTDDLRREMEQASGQDLKPFFNQWLRKAGHPDLNIGWHYDVDKGVIDFAIEQKQGNLYEFPLEYTIDGLKQSFVIKDKINHFQISAKTAPVNIIMDPNVNLLASFNFKTYVELMLKYKID